In bacterium, a genomic segment contains:
- a CDS encoding SpoIIE family protein phosphatase: MYFGNTSGILEYDGTAWQLMPFPNKSICRSLDKNAEGRIYAGGVGDFGYLAVDPIGQLRFVSLLPQVRENARDFADVWVTRVLDESTYFLTENFLFRWTPAPAPLQEGEPLGEMKIWQPANTFHQGFVVDGVLYVRERGKGLLRLHADALQLVPGGEQFADERIYVMLPFPVSPADSASSVMPEGRGRQPFPLQANARVRSNSAKGEIVLPNPILIGTHPRGLFLYDGHSFTPFKTEADQYLRNSGLYLPGLALRNGNFLLNTRSGGAVLLEHSGRLLQTLDRNSGLPDNAVYYAYADPSRPQTQWLALDNGIARVELTGAVSFFDAERGLASSVRKITRHHGVLYVATNAGVSYLDAAAATFKTIQLPTEQSWDFFARAGQLLVATNAGVYAIRDKQAQVVRPSRNNDFNAGVFQSTQWDDRRVFVGINGLASLRWENGGWREEGRARGVQDEIRTLVETEDGKLWAGTYATGLLRFSFAARDQSLWESVQVERFGPEHGLPIGWVGVYEINHTTYFCSPDRIYRFDPASHRFVVDRTLMVTPPQPGWVLYEDQQQRVWTLGRGIAMGTRQAAGGYHWLTAPFQRFSAELVSTIYAEDDGVVWLGGGNGLIRYDSNREVNHNADYPALVRRVVMGKDSLIFGGVERPGREAPALPYVHNNLRFAYSATSYADAGRLQFQTRLEGFDEEWSNWSDKTEREYTNLPEGNYHFRVRAKNVYEHASREAAYQFSILPPWYRSWWAYGGYALVCGLLVFAVDRIQRRRLLAKERERSAFREAKLRAEAAELQARVLEAENARKTQELEAARKLQLSMLPQTIPQLPHCNIAVYMQTATEVGGDYYDFKLHEDGTLTAALGDATGHGLRAGTMVTATKSLFNALAEEPEPAQILRKAAKALKAMGFRELFMALTVIKLKEQRLQIAAAGMPFALLYRAATGQVEEVMLKGMPLGSFADFQYQQQELVLHKDDTVLLMSDGFMETFDAQGEMLGEEPAKALFAEAAQRSPEQIIAHLVAGGKAWAGDRPQDDDVTFLVIKVK, translated from the coding sequence ATGTATTTCGGCAATACCAGTGGCATTCTCGAGTACGACGGCACCGCTTGGCAACTCATGCCATTCCCCAACAAGAGCATCTGCCGTTCCCTGGATAAGAACGCGGAGGGCCGCATTTACGCCGGCGGAGTGGGCGATTTCGGTTACTTGGCGGTCGACCCTATCGGACAATTGCGATTTGTTTCGCTTCTGCCGCAGGTGAGGGAAAACGCGCGGGACTTCGCGGATGTCTGGGTGACTCGAGTGCTGGATGAAAGCACCTATTTTCTGACGGAGAACTTTCTCTTTCGCTGGACGCCTGCGCCGGCCCCCTTGCAGGAGGGCGAGCCGTTGGGAGAGATGAAAATCTGGCAACCGGCCAATACCTTTCATCAGGGCTTTGTTGTCGATGGTGTCCTCTATGTGCGCGAGCGGGGCAAGGGCCTCTTGCGTTTGCATGCGGACGCGCTGCAACTCGTTCCAGGTGGTGAGCAGTTTGCCGATGAACGCATTTATGTGATGCTGCCGTTTCCCGTGAGTCCTGCAGATTCCGCCTCATCCGTCATGCCGGAGGGAAGGGGACGCCAACCATTTCCACTCCAAGCCAACGCCCGTGTGCGCAGCAACAGCGCCAAAGGTGAAATCGTCCTGCCGAACCCCATCCTGATCGGCACTCATCCGCGAGGCCTATTCCTCTATGACGGGCATTCTTTCACGCCCTTCAAAACGGAAGCCGACCAATACCTGCGGAATAGCGGCCTTTATTTGCCCGGTCTCGCGCTGCGCAACGGCAACTTCCTGCTCAACACCCGCAGTGGCGGCGCGGTGCTGCTGGAGCATAGCGGTAGACTGCTGCAAACCCTCGACCGCAACAGCGGTTTGCCGGACAATGCGGTGTATTACGCCTATGCCGATCCTTCCAGGCCGCAGACGCAGTGGTTGGCACTCGACAATGGCATTGCGCGCGTGGAGTTGACTGGCGCGGTCAGCTTCTTTGATGCCGAACGCGGACTGGCAAGCTCGGTCCGGAAAATCACGCGGCACCACGGCGTGCTCTATGTCGCTACCAATGCCGGTGTTTCTTATCTAGACGCTGCAGCAGCGACTTTCAAGACGATTCAATTGCCGACTGAACAGTCCTGGGATTTTTTTGCGCGCGCCGGCCAGCTCCTGGTGGCAACGAACGCCGGTGTGTACGCCATTCGTGACAAGCAAGCCCAGGTAGTTCGCCCCTCACGCAATAATGATTTCAACGCCGGAGTATTCCAAAGCACGCAATGGGATGACCGGCGTGTCTTCGTCGGCATCAACGGCCTGGCTTCGCTGCGTTGGGAAAACGGCGGCTGGCGGGAGGAAGGGCGTGCCCGGGGCGTTCAGGATGAAATCAGGACTCTTGTTGAAACAGAGGACGGCAAGCTGTGGGCGGGCACATATGCCACCGGCCTTCTGCGCTTCAGCTTTGCTGCGCGCGACCAATCCCTTTGGGAAAGCGTGCAGGTCGAGCGCTTTGGCCCGGAGCACGGCTTGCCGATCGGATGGGTGGGAGTCTATGAAATCAACCACACAACTTACTTTTGCTCTCCCGACCGAATTTATCGCTTTGACCCCGCCAGTCATCGCTTTGTCGTGGATCGCACGCTCATGGTGACGCCGCCGCAACCGGGTTGGGTGCTCTATGAAGACCAGCAGCAGCGTGTTTGGACGTTGGGCAGAGGAATCGCGATGGGCACGCGCCAAGCCGCTGGCGGCTATCATTGGCTGACAGCGCCGTTCCAGCGTTTTTCGGCTGAACTGGTCTCGACGATTTATGCCGAGGACGACGGCGTCGTCTGGCTGGGCGGTGGCAATGGGTTGATTCGTTATGATTCGAACCGCGAGGTAAACCATAACGCGGATTATCCGGCGCTCGTGCGGCGCGTGGTGATGGGGAAGGATTCGTTGATCTTTGGAGGAGTGGAGAGACCCGGCCGGGAAGCCCCGGCTTTGCCATACGTTCACAATAATCTTCGCTTTGCTTATTCCGCCACCAGCTATGCAGACGCCGGCCGCCTGCAATTCCAAACCCGGCTGGAGGGTTTCGACGAAGAATGGTCAAACTGGAGTGACAAGACCGAGAGGGAATACACCAACCTGCCGGAAGGCAACTATCATTTTCGCGTGCGGGCAAAGAACGTGTATGAGCACGCGAGCCGGGAAGCTGCGTACCAATTCTCCATTTTGCCGCCGTGGTATCGGAGCTGGTGGGCCTATGGCGGGTATGCCCTGGTATGCGGGCTGCTGGTGTTTGCGGTCGATCGCATACAGCGCCGGCGATTGTTGGCCAAAGAGCGTGAGCGTTCGGCATTTCGTGAAGCAAAGCTGCGCGCAGAAGCGGCCGAATTACAGGCCAGGGTTCTGGAAGCGGAGAATGCACGCAAAACGCAAGAGTTGGAGGCGGCGCGGAAACTGCAACTTTCGATGTTGCCCCAAACCATTCCCCAGCTTCCACATTGCAATATTGCCGTTTACATGCAAACCGCCACTGAAGTTGGCGGTGACTATTACGATTTCAAGCTGCACGAGGACGGTACACTAACCGCCGCCCTCGGAGATGCCACCGGTCACGGCCTGCGTGCGGGCACGATGGTCACCGCAACCAAGAGTCTGTTCAACGCGCTGGCCGAGGAACCCGAGCCTGCTCAGATTTTGCGAAAAGCTGCCAAAGCGCTCAAAGCCATGGGGTTTCGCGAGCTGTTTATGGCCTTGACCGTTATCAAGCTCAAAGAGCAGCGCTTGCAGATCGCCGCGGCAGGCATGCCTTTCGCACTGCTCTACCGCGCCGCCACCGGCCAGGTGGAGGAGGTCATGCTCAAGGGCATGCCGTTGGGGAGTTTTGCGGATTTCCAATATCAGCAGCAAGAACTCGTGTTGCATAAGGATGACACCGTTCTTCTGATGAGCGACGGCTTCATGGAGACGTTTGACGCGCAAGGAGAAATGCTGGGGGAAGAGCCGGCGAAAGCATTGTTTGCTGAAGCAGCGCAGCGGTCGCCTGAGCAAATCATCGCGCATCTGGTCGCGGGCGGAAAGGCTTGGGCCGGTGATCGTCCCCAAGACGATGATGTCACGTTTCTGGTCATCAAAGTCAAGTGA
- a CDS encoding NAD(P)/FAD-dependent oxidoreductase, producing the protein MIDSEVIIIGGGPAGSTCAWQLRQAGIETIILDRQQFPRMKLCAGWITPRVIRDLEIDLATYPHSLLTFDRLHFRIHRRKLAIRTRQYSIRRYEFDHWLLERANVPVYQHTAQHIRVEQGGYVIDDAYRCKYLVGAGGTNCPVYRAFFQQINPRPRALLITTMEQEFACAYQDQNCYLWFAEHNLPGYSWYVPKGNGYLNLGIGGKFAELKARGETIRDHWERFVQSLSRLGLIGDDSLQPRGYNYYLGQKIQTGRMGNAFLVGDAAGLATTDMGEGIGPAVESGLLAARAIIAGTDYSLKAITSRSLWNILLPWRW; encoded by the coding sequence ATGATCGATTCTGAAGTCATCATCATCGGCGGCGGACCGGCTGGCTCGACCTGCGCCTGGCAATTGCGGCAGGCTGGGATTGAAACAATCATTCTCGACCGGCAGCAGTTTCCGCGCATGAAACTGTGCGCCGGCTGGATTACGCCGCGAGTCATCCGCGATCTCGAGATTGATTTGGCCACCTATCCCCACAGCCTGCTCACCTTTGACCGGCTGCACTTCCGGATTCATCGGCGCAAGCTGGCGATCAGAACCCGCCAGTATTCCATCAGACGATATGAATTCGATCACTGGCTGCTCGAGCGCGCCAATGTGCCGGTGTATCAGCACACTGCCCAACACATTCGCGTTGAACAGGGAGGTTATGTCATCGATGACGCGTATCGCTGCAAGTACCTGGTGGGCGCCGGCGGCACCAACTGTCCGGTGTATCGGGCTTTTTTCCAGCAGATCAACCCGCGGCCGCGCGCGCTGCTGATCACCACCATGGAGCAGGAGTTCGCCTGCGCGTATCAGGATCAAAACTGCTATCTCTGGTTTGCCGAGCACAACCTGCCGGGGTATTCGTGGTATGTGCCAAAGGGCAACGGCTATCTCAACCTCGGAATCGGCGGCAAGTTTGCCGAACTCAAAGCGCGTGGGGAGACGATTCGTGATCATTGGGAGCGTTTTGTCCAAAGCCTGTCGCGCCTCGGACTGATCGGTGACGATTCTCTTCAGCCGCGGGGGTACAATTACTATCTCGGACAGAAGATTCAAACCGGCCGCATGGGCAACGCGTTTCTGGTTGGCGATGCTGCGGGACTGGCGACAACCGACATGGGCGAAGGCATTGGCCCGGCAGTGGAAAGTGGGCTATTGGCAGCCCGCGCGATTATTGCTGGGACTGACTACTCGCTCAAGGCGATCACCAGCCGCAGCTTGTGGAATATTCTGTTGCCCTGGCGGTGGTGA
- the cfa gene encoding cyclopropane fatty acyl phospholipid synthase has product MAKDHAEVLLRELLAGAGITINGDQPFDPQVHHAGFYRRVINEKALGLGEAYVDGWWDCAALDQFFDRVIRARLEKQVKGNWKVLWPVARARIFNLQKSRRAFQVGEQHYDLGNDLYQAMLDRRLNYTCGYWKNAQTLDQAQEAKLELVCQKIGLQPGMTVLELGCGFGAFAGYAAAKHGVKVIGVTVSREQVELGRQLCHGLPVELRLEDYRNVTGKYDRVISIGIMEHVGYKNYRTYMEVVDRTLKEEGVAFIHTIGGNVSTTSTNAWTAKYIFPNSMLPSVAQLGKAMEGLFVMEDWHNFGPDYDRTLLAWHDNFEKAWPRLAEKYGERFRRMWRYYLLSSAGGFRSRGTQLWQVVMTKPGTRQPNCRL; this is encoded by the coding sequence ATGGCAAAAGATCATGCAGAAGTCCTGCTGCGGGAACTGCTGGCCGGCGCCGGCATTACGATCAACGGCGATCAGCCATTTGACCCGCAAGTCCACCATGCCGGATTTTACCGGCGCGTCATCAACGAAAAAGCGCTGGGTCTCGGCGAAGCTTACGTGGACGGCTGGTGGGACTGCGCCGCACTCGATCAGTTTTTCGACCGAGTCATTCGCGCGCGCCTGGAAAAGCAGGTGAAAGGAAATTGGAAAGTACTCTGGCCGGTGGCGCGAGCGAGGATCTTCAATCTGCAAAAAAGCCGCCGGGCGTTTCAAGTTGGCGAGCAGCACTATGATCTGGGCAATGATCTGTATCAGGCGATGCTCGACCGCCGATTGAACTACACCTGCGGCTATTGGAAGAACGCTCAAACTCTCGACCAAGCGCAGGAGGCCAAGCTCGAGCTGGTCTGCCAAAAGATCGGCCTGCAGCCGGGCATGACGGTGCTGGAGCTGGGCTGCGGCTTCGGCGCGTTTGCCGGCTATGCCGCGGCCAAGCATGGCGTCAAAGTCATTGGCGTCACGGTCTCCCGCGAACAAGTGGAATTGGGCAGGCAACTCTGCCACGGACTGCCGGTCGAGCTGCGGCTGGAGGACTATCGCAACGTGACCGGAAAATACGACCGGGTGATTTCCATCGGCATCATGGAGCACGTGGGCTACAAGAACTACCGCACCTACATGGAAGTGGTCGACCGCACGCTCAAGGAGGAGGGCGTGGCGTTCATTCACACCATCGGCGGGAATGTCAGCACGACCAGCACCAATGCCTGGACGGCAAAATACATTTTCCCCAACAGCATGCTGCCCTCGGTGGCGCAGCTCGGCAAAGCCATGGAAGGCCTGTTCGTGATGGAAGATTGGCACAACTTCGGCCCGGACTATGACCGGACCTTGCTGGCCTGGCATGACAATTTCGAGAAGGCGTGGCCGCGGTTGGCGGAAAAATACGGCGAGCGCTTTCGCCGCATGTGGCGCTATTACTTGCTGAGCAGCGCCGGCGGCTTTCGTTCGCGCGGCACGCAGCTTTGGCAAGTCGTCATGACCAAGCCCGGAACCAGGCAACCGAACTGCCGGCTGTAG
- a CDS encoding ADP-ribosylglycohydrolase family protein has protein sequence MVIAVAFSIIPPLFSCGKSKPAARAVEADPTLDYKAYQPRPDDRMISRAQYFNKLQGFWLGACIANWTGLVTEMDKIGNLSDMRTGAFYTRKDWGKPDQPSIWGEGQPSPLSPTIDFVFAKEGEVWGADDDTDIEYIYQYLLYAGKTTMLSGEQIRDGWLRHIRAEEENYLWVSNQRAFDLMKAGLIPPATGHPDHNPDYEMIDAQLTTEIFGLFAPARPEVALTLAHLAIQTTARYDAEWIAEFYVLMYSLASYFDEHIPRNERILRMADQARRRLPDHAYSAKMYDFVRKQYTANKPWEQVRDELYQRYQVEQADGYDMTSKGKYCNGCFAAGINFAASLVSLFYGAGDIQETIRIGALAGWDSDNPTATWGGLLGFMIGKDGIEAAFHQKFSEKYNIHRTRIGFPNDGIDSFSNMARTGVHIVDRVVQEQMGGGIDLKKDVWYIPDVPVSIAPGE, from the coding sequence TTGGTTATCGCCGTTGCCTTCTCCATCATCCCGCCTCTATTTTCATGCGGCAAAAGCAAACCTGCAGCACGCGCAGTCGAGGCTGATCCCACACTTGACTACAAAGCCTACCAGCCGCGGCCTGACGATCGCATGATTTCCCGGGCGCAATATTTCAACAAACTGCAAGGGTTTTGGCTGGGCGCGTGTATTGCGAATTGGACCGGCTTGGTCACGGAAATGGACAAGATCGGAAACCTCAGCGACATGCGGACAGGGGCGTTTTACACACGGAAGGATTGGGGAAAGCCGGACCAGCCGAGCATTTGGGGTGAGGGCCAGCCCAGCCCGCTGTCTCCAACAATTGATTTTGTTTTTGCGAAAGAAGGCGAGGTTTGGGGAGCGGATGACGACACCGACATTGAATACATTTATCAATACCTTTTGTACGCCGGCAAGACCACGATGCTGTCCGGGGAGCAGATCCGCGACGGGTGGTTGCGTCATATTCGCGCCGAGGAGGAAAACTATCTCTGGGTTTCGAATCAGCGGGCATTTGATTTGATGAAAGCAGGACTGATTCCGCCCGCAACTGGGCATCCGGATCATAATCCCGATTACGAGATGATTGATGCGCAACTCACCACCGAGATCTTTGGGCTTTTTGCTCCGGCGCGTCCGGAGGTGGCGCTAACCCTGGCGCATCTTGCCATTCAAACCACGGCACGCTATGATGCTGAGTGGATCGCGGAATTTTACGTGCTCATGTACTCCCTGGCATCGTATTTTGATGAGCATATTCCCCGAAACGAAAGAATTCTTCGGATGGCCGATCAAGCGCGCCGGAGATTGCCGGATCATGCCTACTCGGCGAAAATGTATGATTTTGTCAGGAAGCAATACACCGCGAACAAACCCTGGGAACAAGTGCGCGATGAACTTTATCAACGCTATCAAGTCGAGCAGGCAGATGGCTACGACATGACCTCAAAAGGCAAGTATTGCAACGGTTGTTTTGCGGCGGGGATCAATTTTGCGGCCAGTCTGGTGAGCCTGTTCTATGGTGCCGGCGATATTCAGGAGACCATAAGAATCGGAGCCTTGGCCGGTTGGGACTCTGACAACCCGACGGCAACCTGGGGCGGGTTGTTGGGTTTTATGATCGGAAAAGACGGCATCGAAGCCGCCTTTCACCAAAAGTTTTCCGAGAAGTACAACATCCACCGGACCCGAATAGGTTTTCCGAATGATGGCATTGATTCTTTCTCGAACATGGCCAGAACCGGCGTGCATATTGTCGACCGGGTCGTGCAGGAACAGATGGGTGGAGGCATCGATCTCAAGAAAGATGTGTGGTATATTCCGGATGTGCCAGTGAGTATTGCCCCCGGGGAATAA
- a CDS encoding plasmid pRiA4b ORF-3 family protein — protein sequence MSKRITKADAPIYQLKITLHEIRPPIWRRVLVPGGFTLYQLHRVIQAAFGWLDYHLHQFLIDGKYYSIPSPEDWEPVVDERDHTLAAMAPATKRRFQYEYDFGDSWKHDILVEKILLPEQAAKYPVCIAGKRARPPEDVGGTWGYARFLEAIADPEHEEHESYLVWVGRFDPEEFNLEETNRSLKKVK from the coding sequence ATGTCAAAAAGAATCACCAAAGCTGACGCCCCCATATATCAACTCAAGATAACCCTCCACGAAATACGCCCACCCATCTGGCGTCGCGTTCTTGTCCCTGGAGGTTTCACTCTCTACCAATTGCATCGAGTTATCCAGGCCGCTTTCGGCTGGCTCGATTACCACCTGCATCAATTCCTCATCGACGGGAAATACTACAGCATTCCCAGTCCAGAAGATTGGGAGCCAGTTGTTGACGAGAGAGACCATACCCTTGCCGCCATGGCACCAGCGACCAAGCGGAGGTTTCAATACGAATACGACTTTGGCGATAGCTGGAAACACGATATTCTTGTTGAGAAGATACTGCTTCCGGAACAGGCGGCCAAATATCCGGTTTGTATTGCTGGCAAGCGGGCACGTCCTCCAGAGGACGTGGGCGGAACGTGGGGATATGCGAGGTTTCTTGAAGCTATTGCGGATCCCGAGCATGAAGAACACGAGTCCTATTTGGTGTGGGTCGGCCGATTTGATCCGGAGGAGTTCAACCTTGAGGAGACAAATCGATCTCTGAAAAAGGTGAAATAG
- a CDS encoding type II toxin-antitoxin system PemK/MazF family toxin, translating to MEQRQARSHFPRRGAFHLVNLDPTLGMEIKKTRPAVIIQNDFGNQHGPLTIVAPLTSTTSQSPVRVLVKASEGGLKNDSCILLNQIRAVNKRRLVRYMSQSFIERMRSRAS from the coding sequence ATGGAACAGCGGCAAGCACGTAGTCACTTTCCACGACGAGGCGCTTTCCACTTGGTCAATTTGGACCCAACTCTGGGCATGGAAATCAAGAAGACGCGGCCGGCAGTGATCATTCAAAACGACTTCGGCAACCAGCACGGCCCGCTCACAATTGTCGCTCCGCTGACCTCCACCACCAGTCAGTCGCCGGTGCGGGTACTTGTCAAAGCATCGGAAGGGGGTTTGAAAAACGATTCCTGTATTCTGTTGAACCAAATCCGTGCGGTGAATAAACGGCGACTTGTTCGCTACATGTCTCAATCATTTATCGAGAGAATGAGAAGTAGGGCGAGTTGA
- a CDS encoding DUF805 domain-containing protein, with product MNNVNEFFPYVQLMMALVASILALVLASSAKNLIGKEWLVASTSITLITWPSFLIISLIARHSDNAQQIYRWYDVFNLFVLFGTACFGLFLFSNWSRSRMKLDVMDLLFSFSGRIPRSAFWISLCILSPLGTILGFAPFTSEAEGFPKIVIWIVYAGWFILSIWISLAVYAKRWHDCSKSGWMSLILLIPIVGVLWFFGYLGFVRGTHGVNQYGDDPLGTQTA from the coding sequence ATGAATAATGTTAATGAATTTTTCCCCTATGTTCAGCTTATGATGGCACTCGTGGCAAGTATTCTCGCCCTTGTCCTCGCGAGTTCAGCCAAGAATCTCATTGGAAAGGAATGGCTGGTCGCATCTACTTCTATCACGCTTATCACGTGGCCCAGCTTCCTGATTATCTCGCTCATCGCACGGCACTCGGACAATGCGCAGCAGATATACCGTTGGTATGACGTATTCAACTTGTTTGTCTTATTCGGGACGGCCTGCTTCGGATTATTCCTTTTTTCTAATTGGAGTAGATCACGCATGAAGCTCGACGTGATGGATCTCCTTTTCTCCTTTTCCGGCCGTATACCGCGATCAGCATTTTGGATATCGCTATGCATTTTGTCTCCGTTAGGCACGATCCTTGGCTTTGCTCCATTTACATCGGAAGCCGAAGGATTTCCTAAAATAGTCATTTGGATAGTCTACGCGGGCTGGTTCATTTTGAGTATCTGGATCAGCCTCGCCGTATATGCCAAGCGCTGGCATGACTGTTCGAAATCCGGCTGGATGTCGCTAATCTTACTGATTCCTATCGTTGGTGTTCTTTGGTTTTTCGGATACCTCGGTTTTGTTCGAGGGACACACGGCGTCAATCAGTATGGCGACGATCCATTAGGCACTCAAACAGCCTAA
- a CDS encoding transposase translates to MPAPLVAGLVFEYYLNDLAHDRWLVYVKRPFGGPEQVIKYVGRYTHRVALTNNRLLSIANGQIQLLGKDYRNNGRPEVITLSAEEFIRRFLNHTLPKRFLKIRYGGFLAANVREKKLEMARRALGVASSDEGMTSEMTTDGEQDSNDSESKCPHCRIGTLRPVAIPLPSLAMRAVAGQPDTS, encoded by the coding sequence ATGCCGGCTCCACTTGTCGCGGGGCTGGTGTTCGAATACTATCTCAATGATCTTGCTCATGATCGCTGGCTCGTGTATGTGAAACGGCCGTTTGGCGGTCCAGAGCAGGTGATCAAGTATGTCGGCCGCTACACCCACCGGGTGGCGTTGACGAACAATCGTCTCTTGAGCATTGCCAACGGCCAGATTCAGTTGCTGGGGAAAGATTACCGGAATAATGGCCGGCCGGAGGTGATCACCTTATCGGCGGAGGAGTTCATTCGCCGTTTCTTGAATCACACCCTGCCGAAACGATTCCTCAAGATTCGCTACGGTGGCTTCCTGGCAGCGAACGTGCGGGAGAAAAAGCTGGAAATGGCACGGCGGGCTTTGGGAGTCGCGAGCAGCGACGAGGGGATGACGTCCGAGATGACCACAGACGGAGAGCAGGATTCCAATGACTCCGAGTCTAAGTGTCCCCACTGCCGCATTGGCACGCTGCGGCCAGTGGCGATTCCCCTTCCAAGCCTGGCGATGCGCGCCGTGGCCGGGCAGCCGGACACGTCGTAA
- a CDS encoding DinB family protein yields the protein MLDMKIIADQISRAFWGESWHGPSVREVLVGVSVEDAAAHPIPGAHSIWEIVLHLIGGYNLVLRRVRGERAQLSPEEAWPPVTEFSAAAWRESQDNLEQLNQQLQSAVRAFPVQRLSEELGSEYPAYIQFCGAPQHDLYHAGQIVILKKALSASREAALTR from the coding sequence ATGCTGGATATGAAGATCATCGCAGATCAGATCAGCCGAGCCTTTTGGGGTGAGTCCTGGCATGGGCCTTCGGTGCGCGAAGTGCTCGTGGGTGTTTCGGTGGAAGACGCGGCAGCTCATCCGATACCCGGCGCTCACAGCATTTGGGAGATCGTTCTTCACCTGATCGGCGGGTACAACCTGGTTCTTCGGCGGGTTCGCGGAGAGCGTGCGCAGCTCTCGCCGGAGGAAGCGTGGCCTCCAGTGACGGAGTTTAGTGCGGCGGCCTGGCGCGAGAGCCAGGACAACTTGGAGCAACTGAATCAGCAGCTCCAGAGCGCCGTGCGAGCCTTCCCCGTCCAGCGCCTTTCAGAGGAGCTGGGTTCCGAGTACCCGGCGTACATTCAGTTCTGCGGCGCGCCTCAGCACGACCTGTACCATGCGGGCCAGATCGTCATTCTCAAGAAGGCACTCTCGGCGTCGCGAGAGGCGGCACTAACGAGATAA